The following coding sequences lie in one Streptomyces venezuelae genomic window:
- a CDS encoding substrate-binding and VWA domain-containing protein produces MGRHSLPDERGTATPDPRPRSRGRSVAMATAFVLVVAGGAAAAVRGGLLSFGGSCGDDAVRLDVVAAPAVSPALREAADEAREREITSDGHCIDVQVTARDSYEVAAELRSGKGDPEYDVWVPDSDVWVQRVGLGAKQSKISPAGNIASSPVGVGMVPSAAESLGWPKRTYSWPELATAGTKGDKLRLGIADPARSASGLLALATMGASAKKQGGKEGDTQAAALAKALASRTTGSDGRLLGTLARDGSGAERGGRRRNQALVLSEQAAFAHNASAGEENKLDLFYPKDGSPRLDYPYTLVEDGRMSTDTSRAALRFMTMFSDDDGRRILAEHGFRTDPDRPSDTLIAAAGGRPPQPYADEATDPPSDKELQETLGMWTITVQSARLSTVVDASESMRQLVPGRDQSRMEVTKASLLRALAGFTDEDAIGLWEFATRLDGARDYRELEPTRRLGDRKGGATHRDALSDAFSDLQPVPGGATGLYDTTLAAYKEARSTYARGKFNALVILTDGANQDPGSISRSSLIAQLEELSDREHPVPIIAIAVGPEADKDEVQQIAEATGGSGHQVDDPAQIHAVILKAIMEAGSNQG; encoded by the coding sequence ATGGGACGTCACAGCTTGCCCGATGAGCGCGGGACGGCAACGCCCGACCCCCGGCCGCGGTCGCGCGGCCGCTCGGTCGCCATGGCCACGGCGTTCGTCCTGGTGGTGGCGGGCGGCGCGGCGGCCGCGGTCCGCGGTGGACTGCTCTCGTTCGGCGGCTCGTGCGGCGACGACGCGGTACGCCTCGACGTCGTCGCCGCTCCTGCCGTGTCCCCGGCCCTGCGCGAGGCGGCCGACGAGGCCCGCGAGCGGGAGATCACCTCGGACGGGCACTGCATCGACGTGCAGGTGACCGCGCGCGACTCGTACGAGGTGGCGGCCGAACTCCGCTCGGGCAAGGGCGATCCGGAGTACGACGTGTGGGTGCCGGACTCCGACGTGTGGGTGCAGCGCGTCGGACTCGGCGCCAAGCAGAGCAAGATCTCCCCCGCGGGCAACATAGCCTCCTCGCCCGTCGGCGTCGGCATGGTGCCGTCCGCCGCCGAGTCGCTGGGCTGGCCGAAGAGGACGTACAGCTGGCCGGAGTTGGCCACGGCCGGCACGAAGGGCGACAAGCTGCGCCTCGGCATCGCCGATCCCGCCCGCAGCGCGAGCGGTCTGCTCGCCCTCGCCACGATGGGTGCGTCCGCGAAGAAGCAGGGCGGCAAGGAAGGCGACACGCAGGCGGCCGCCCTGGCCAAGGCACTGGCGTCTCGCACCACCGGCAGCGACGGCCGGCTCCTGGGCACGCTGGCGCGCGACGGCTCCGGCGCCGAGCGGGGCGGCCGGCGCCGCAACCAGGCTCTGGTCCTCTCCGAGCAGGCCGCGTTCGCGCACAACGCGTCGGCGGGCGAGGAGAACAAGCTCGACCTCTTCTACCCGAAGGACGGTTCGCCGCGGCTCGACTACCCGTACACGCTCGTCGAGGACGGCCGGATGTCCACCGACACGAGCCGCGCGGCGCTCCGCTTCATGACGATGTTCAGCGACGACGACGGCCGGCGGATCCTGGCCGAGCACGGTTTCAGGACGGACCCCGACCGGCCGTCCGACACGCTGATCGCCGCCGCGGGCGGCCGCCCTCCGCAGCCGTACGCGGACGAGGCCACGGACCCGCCGTCGGACAAGGAGCTCCAGGAGACCCTGGGCATGTGGACGATCACCGTCCAGAGCGCGCGGCTGAGCACCGTCGTCGACGCCTCGGAGTCCATGCGGCAGCTCGTGCCCGGCCGCGACCAGTCCCGTATGGAGGTCACCAAGGCGTCGCTGCTACGGGCCCTCGCGGGCTTCACCGACGAGGACGCGATCGGCCTGTGGGAGTTCGCCACCCGCCTCGACGGCGCCCGCGACTACCGCGAACTGGAGCCGACCCGGCGCCTGGGTGACCGCAAGGGCGGCGCGACCCACCGCGACGCGCTGTCCGACGCCTTCAGCGACCTGCAGCCCGTGCCGGGCGGCGCCACGGGCCTGTACGACACGACGCTCGCCGCCTACAAGGAGGCCCGGTCGACGTACGCGCGCGGCAAGTTCAACGCCCTGGTGATCCTGACGGACGGCGCCAACCAGGACCCGGGCAGCATCTCGCGCAGCTCCCTGATCGCACAGTTGGAGGAGCTCTCCGACCGCGAGCACCCGGTGCCGATCATCGCCATCGCGGTCGGCCCCGAGGCGGACAAGGACGAGGTGCAGCAGATCGCGGAGGCGACCGGCGGCTCCGGGCACCAGGTCGACGACCCGGCCCAGATCCACGCGGTGATCCTCAAGGCGATCATGGAGGCGGGCAGCAACCAGGGCTGA